The stretch of DNA TTACTGTCATTGCAGTAAGATCAAACATGTTATTTAAATTTTCCATAGCTTGATCTGTTAGAATTACTTTGTTTGACATTTTGTAATCAATTAATTCAACAATATTTTCAAAGTGGTCACCAATACGTTCAATATCTCGTACTGTATTCATTAGAGCTGTGTGTTCGGCACTTTCAACTTCTGATAAAGATGTTGATGCAATTTCAACCAAATAGTCCGTAATTTTTCTATCTAGATTATTTAAAGCACCTTCAATTTGTAACGCCATTTCCGAATTCTTTTCATTTTGAGTTGTCACATATGAATGTGTTTCTTCAAGACCTTTATGAGCATATCCACCCATTCTCACAACTTCAGCTTTAGCTTGATCCAATGCTAAAGAAGAGGACTGCTGGATAAATATTGGATCTAAGTGTTTTGGCTTATATTCAATAATTGTGTCATCGCCAGGTATGAGTTTTGTTACAAACCATGCTAGAGCTGCAATAAATGGAAATTGTAGCACTGTATTAGCAATGTTAAAGCTACCATGTCCAAATGCAATTGTCATTTCAGGATTTAAATTTAGCCAATCTTGTAAAAATGCCACATAATTAGTAAATGGTATTAATAGTAATAGGAAAATCGTTGCCCCTATTAAGTTAAACGTAACATGAGTTAATGCAGCTCTTTTAGCAGCTACTGAAGCACCAATACTAGCAATAATTGCAGTTATAGTTGTTCCTAAGTTATCCCCAAATAAGACTGGTAAGGCTGCTCCTAATTCAATTGCACCTTCAGAATATAATCCTTGTAAAATCCCAATTGTTGCAGATGAACTTTGAACAATTAATGTAAATACTGTTCCTATAACTACTCCTAAGATTGGAGTATCACTCATTGATAATGTAAGTTCATGAAACGCTTCTAAAGAGCGAAGTGGGGACATTCCACTACTCATTAATTCTAAACCAAAGAATAGGGAACCAAAACCAAATACAGCTTGTCCCACAGCATTAACAATTGGTTTCTTAAAGAAGAATAATAAGAATGCACCAAGAGCCATTATTAGTAATGCATATTCACCTAAATCGATACCGATAATGAATGCAGTTACTGTCGTACCTATATTGGCACCCATTATAACTCCAATTGCTTGTCTTAGAGTCATAAAACCGGCATTTACTAGTCCAACAGTTAATACGGTTGTTCCAGAACTACTTTGGATAAGTATAGTTACAATCATACCAGCAAGTACTCCTAAGAACGGATTGCTTGTAAACCGGTCAAGTATGTTACGAAGGCGATCCCCAGCCGATTTTTGCAAGCCATCACCCATATATTTAATACCTAATAGGAATATTCCTAACCCACCGATAAATTCAATTATAAGTTTTTGTACATCGATTTCCACGTGTTACTTCATCCCTTCTGAGGCCTATGTTATATCTTGTAGAATTTTGTGCCTTATCCATTATTGATGATATTATACCGTTTGTAAAGGTACTTTTGGAAAATTTACATACTCTTAATATTTCTTTTCATTTAATAAAAATAATATGGCTAAACCTTATTTTTAGATAATAATTTCTAAATATGTGTCCTTTCAATAATAAGTAATTTCCAGCTAGGAAAAATTGCAATTCCAGATATACTCTCATAATGAATTTTTTAGTATTCTTTTACTTTTAGCACAAAAAAACCGAAATTAAACCTCTTTTTCCAAAAGGTTATAATTTCGGGATCATATCAATTTTATTCTTCTACTATAGGTTTATCTATTTTTTCAATTCGAATTTTAGTTCCATCAACTTCTACAACCTTCACTTTCGATCCTTTTTCTAACCATTGACCACCAGTTACAGCGCTATAATGTTTCTTATTTATCTCAACTGTCCCCGAAGGTCGAAAGTCTGTTAATGCTTCTCCTTCTGTTTCTAATAGATCTTCATATTCTTTTGATAATGAACTGTACCCTGCTTCTTTTGTTAACTGATCCATAAGAGCTAATTTGGTCCACATTTTCCTACGTTTAAAAACTTTTAAAAATACCAATGATAATCCTGTACCGAAAAGTAGAGCAATAACTGCATATAAGCCACTTGCCAAATTTGGCTGTGGTAATGCTACAGCTGCAATCATTGTACCAAGCCCTAGTGTTGCCAGTGTACCATCGTTGACAATCTTACCGTCAATAATAATTAGTAATAAACCAATAAAATATACAATAACGATTAGTAAGACAGAATCTGTATCTAAATAAGCAGTAAAATATACAGAAATAAATCCAATTCCTAACAAACCAAATATTCCACGCATATTAACTAATACTTCACCTAATAAGAATAAAGTTCCTAAAAATAATGCAAGAAAACCAATCCATTGTACATCGAATAAATCCATACGATACTCGCCCCTTCCACTCTCTATCTATACATACGATTTTAGTACAAAAAGGTTTCAAAAAAGGAGACAAGACAACTATGCATCCC from Oceanobacillus iheyensis HTE831 encodes:
- a CDS encoding Na/Pi cotransporter family protein → MEIDVQKLIIEFIGGLGIFLLGIKYMGDGLQKSAGDRLRNILDRFTSNPFLGVLAGMIVTILIQSSSGTTVLTVGLVNAGFMTLRQAIGVIMGANIGTTVTAFIIGIDLGEYALLIMALGAFLLFFFKKPIVNAVGQAVFGFGSLFFGLELMSSGMSPLRSLEAFHELTLSMSDTPILGVVIGTVFTLIVQSSSATIGILQGLYSEGAIELGAALPVLFGDNLGTTITAIIASIGASVAAKRAALTHVTFNLIGATIFLLLLIPFTNYVAFLQDWLNLNPEMTIAFGHGSFNIANTVLQFPFIAALAWFVTKLIPGDDTIIEYKPKHLDPIFIQQSSSLALDQAKAEVVRMGGYAHKGLEETHSYVTTQNEKNSEMALQIEGALNNLDRKITDYLVEIASTSLSEVESAEHTALMNTVRDIERIGDHFENIVELIDYKMSNKVILTDQAMENLNNMFDLTAMTVKQAIESLESKDREAALEVIQKEDQIDKMERKFRKSHIIRMNEGLCNGSAGIVFVDIISNLERIGDHAVNIAENVLGEQ
- a CDS encoding NfeD family protein, yielding MDLFDVQWIGFLALFLGTLFLLGEVLVNMRGIFGLLGIGFISVYFTAYLDTDSVLLIVIVYFIGLLLIIIDGKIVNDGTLATLGLGTMIAAVALPQPNLASGLYAVIALLFGTGLSLVFLKVFKRRKMWTKLALMDQLTKEAGYSSLSKEYEDLLETEGEALTDFRPSGTVEINKKHYSAVTGGQWLEKGSKVKVVEVDGTKIRIEKIDKPIVEE